A single window of Granulibacter bethesdensis DNA harbors:
- a CDS encoding LysR family transcriptional regulator: MRHLRILTHIVDVARSGSIRRSAERLHITASALTRQIQDFEEELGTPVFERTAQGMRLNAAGELIVQHALTRAADLDQIRSRIADLQGVRRGHVTVVCSQAFARLDLPREIEACRRLHPLVSFSIRVLDHSRALEALRRYEADLALVLQPLPDSEIQPLLHYALPLCAVMAWDHPLARRDGAPVRLRACLAHRLALPERGMATRQALDEALLRLGQTDPQDIAVDSDSMELLTEYVRRAGAVTFQAASPLQEEEAGDLCLRPLDPRDAEPVSCVLGHLRGRVLSVAAAKFADQLARSLHARYGH, from the coding sequence ATGCGACATCTGCGGATTCTGACTCATATCGTCGATGTGGCCCGCAGCGGCTCCATCCGTCGCTCGGCCGAGCGTCTGCACATCACCGCCTCCGCCCTCACCCGCCAGATTCAGGATTTCGAGGAGGAGCTGGGCACACCGGTTTTCGAGCGCACCGCACAGGGCATGCGTCTGAATGCCGCCGGGGAGCTGATCGTGCAGCATGCGCTGACCAGGGCGGCCGATCTGGATCAGATACGCTCCCGCATCGCCGATCTTCAGGGGGTGCGGCGCGGGCATGTGACGGTGGTGTGCAGTCAGGCTTTTGCCCGGCTCGACCTGCCGCGAGAAATCGAGGCATGCCGCAGGCTGCATCCGCTGGTTTCCTTCAGCATAAGGGTGCTGGATCACAGCCGCGCGCTGGAAGCGCTGCGCCGTTATGAGGCCGATCTGGCGCTGGTTCTGCAGCCCCTGCCGGACAGCGAGATTCAACCCCTGCTGCACTACGCCTTGCCGCTTTGCGCTGTGATGGCGTGGGATCATCCGCTGGCCAGGCGGGATGGCGCGCCGGTGCGGCTGCGGGCCTGTCTGGCGCATCGTCTGGCGCTGCCGGAACGTGGCATGGCCACCCGTCAGGCTCTGGATGAGGCGCTGTTACGGCTGGGGCAGACAGACCCCCAGGATATCGCCGTGGACTCTGATTCGATGGAGCTGCTGACCGAATATGTGCGCCGCGCCGGAGCCGTGACCTTTCAGGCCGCCAGCCCGTTGCAGGAGGAGGAAGCCGGTGATCTGTGCCTCCGTCCGCTCGACCCGCGTGATGCGGAGCCGGTTTCCTGCGTGCTGGGCCATCTGCGGGGCCGGGTGCTGTCTGTCGCGGCGGCCAAATTCGCCGATCAGCTCGCCCGAAGCCTGCATGCACGCTACGGGCACTGA
- the galE gene encoding UDP-glucose 4-epimerase GalE: MNETVSGVSPHRPLRLLVTGGAGYVGSHTVWALHDRGDEVTVYDSLFQGHRQALPPGVRLVVADLSDETMLHTILADGQWDGVLHFAARSLVGESMVDPMLYMNQNAALGFKLIEACVQHKVPRFLLSSTAALFGHHDDTPIDENAAIQPGSPYGESKLMIERALSWADRIHGLRYACLRYFNAAGADPQGRSGEDHDPETHLIPLVIDAALGLRPEIRVFGHDYPTRDGTCIRDYIHVSDLAQAHLAALTRIDQGSTVYNLGNGAGYSVMEVIRSVERVSGLTVPMRIEARRPGDPAILVASAEKIRSETGWIPRFPELDDIVATALAWRRAHPQGFEAA; encoded by the coding sequence ATGAATGAAACAGTTTCCGGTGTCTCCCCTCATCGTCCCCTGCGGCTGCTGGTCACAGGCGGGGCGGGCTATGTCGGCAGCCATACGGTCTGGGCACTGCATGACCGGGGCGACGAAGTCACCGTCTATGATTCCCTGTTTCAGGGACACCGTCAGGCTCTGCCACCCGGCGTGCGGCTCGTGGTCGCCGATCTGTCTGACGAGACCATGCTTCATACCATCCTTGCCGATGGACAATGGGATGGCGTGCTGCATTTCGCCGCGCGTTCTCTGGTGGGGGAGAGCATGGTCGATCCGATGCTCTACATGAACCAGAATGCGGCACTGGGCTTTAAACTGATCGAGGCCTGCGTGCAGCATAAAGTGCCGCGCTTCCTCCTGTCCTCCACCGCCGCATTGTTCGGCCATCACGACGACACGCCGATCGACGAGAACGCCGCCATTCAGCCCGGCTCTCCCTATGGCGAGAGCAAGTTGATGATCGAGCGGGCTCTGTCATGGGCGGACCGGATTCACGGGCTGCGCTATGCCTGCCTGCGCTATTTCAACGCTGCGGGAGCCGATCCCCAGGGACGCAGCGGTGAAGATCATGATCCGGAGACCCATCTGATCCCGCTGGTGATCGACGCGGCGCTGGGGTTACGGCCAGAGATAAGGGTGTTCGGCCATGATTACCCGACACGGGACGGCACCTGCATCCGCGACTACATCCATGTCAGCGATCTGGCGCAAGCGCATCTGGCGGCTCTGACGCGGATCGATCAGGGGAGCACAGTGTATAATCTCGGTAATGGCGCAGGCTATTCCGTGATGGAAGTCATCCGCAGTGTCGAGCGTGTCAGCGGCCTGACCGTACCGATGCGCATCGAGGCCAGACGGCCTGGCGATCCCGCTATTCTGGTTGCCAGTGCAGAAAAAATCCGCAGCGAAACCGGCTGGATACCCCGTTTCCCTGAGCTGGATGACATTGTTGCCACCGCCCTTGCATGGCGGCGCGCACATCCGCAGGGCTTCGAAGCCGCTTGA
- a CDS encoding CoA pyrophosphatase, with the protein MEVEETVPPCGIASVGRYLRTALALPGPDRALLRRPEMLADTVSMMRAAAVLVGITEAEEPGIILTLRAAGLSHHAGQVSFPGGRIDPGDASPEHAALREAREEVGLLAEDVHILGRLDPILTGTGFVVTPVVGLVRPDWVVTIAPAEVAAVFELKLRVLLDPDAPRQDWLEVRGMRHQSWVWPHEQHVIWGATAMILMELSLRLRQAEVHLASEPGF; encoded by the coding sequence ATGGAGGTGGAAGAGACTGTCCCGCCATGCGGTATAGCCTCTGTCGGCAGATATCTCCGCACGGCTCTGGCCCTGCCGGGGCCTGATCGCGCTCTGCTGCGTCGCCCGGAGATGCTGGCGGATACCGTCTCGATGATGCGGGCTGCCGCGGTGCTGGTGGGAATCACAGAGGCCGAGGAGCCGGGTATCATCCTGACGCTGCGTGCGGCGGGGTTGAGCCATCATGCCGGTCAGGTTTCCTTTCCGGGCGGCCGGATTGATCCCGGCGATGCCTCCCCGGAGCATGCTGCCTTGCGGGAGGCGCGGGAGGAAGTTGGCCTGCTGGCGGAGGATGTCCACATTCTCGGGCGACTTGATCCGATCCTGACCGGAACCGGCTTTGTGGTGACGCCGGTGGTGGGACTGGTGCGGCCGGACTGGGTGGTGACCATTGCGCCCGCGGAAGTGGCGGCGGTGTTCGAACTGAAATTGCGTGTGCTGCTGGATCCCGATGCGCCTCGGCAGGATTGGCTGGAGGTAAGAGGCATGCGTCATCAAAGCTGGGTCTGGCCGCATGAGCAACATGTGATCTGGGGGGCGACTGCCATGATCCTGATGGAGTTATCCTTGCGGTTGCGGCAGGCGGAGGTTCATCTGGCGTCGGAGCCCGGCTTTTGA
- a CDS encoding DUF58 domain-containing protein: protein MAASSHQQALLRAQAEAGRLPPLLAAAERVASSVAQGVHGRRRTGSGESFWQFRPFSPGDTPRRIDWRQSARSGLDAPRGWFIRETEWEAAQTVFLWTDRSASMQFRSTGTTVSKLERADLLLLALASLLLRGGERVRLLGAETRFSGGQAALEALAMALNTLPPGEVPPLSAPVPPFSHAVLIGDFLAPLEEIRASLARLAALPVRGCVLQILDPAEVLLPYEGRVRFTGMEADGEVLLPRVNAVREEYARRLAAQQEGLAALCAGMGFTFSIHRTDRGPELPLLALHQALAGNQGENSRADNSRAST from the coding sequence ATGGCGGCTTCTTCTCATCAGCAGGCCCTGCTGCGGGCACAGGCGGAGGCCGGGCGGTTGCCGCCTTTGCTGGCGGCGGCGGAGCGGGTCGCGTCCTCCGTCGCGCAGGGCGTGCATGGCCGCCGCCGCACCGGCAGCGGCGAGAGTTTCTGGCAGTTCCGCCCTTTCTCCCCCGGCGATACGCCCCGCCGCATCGACTGGCGGCAATCCGCCCGCTCCGGGCTGGATGCCCCGCGCGGCTGGTTCATCCGGGAGACGGAGTGGGAAGCCGCCCAGACGGTTTTTCTGTGGACCGACCGCTCTGCCTCGATGCAGTTCCGCTCGACCGGAACCACGGTCTCCAAGCTGGAACGGGCCGATCTGCTGTTGCTGGCGCTGGCCTCCCTGCTGCTGCGCGGCGGGGAGCGTGTGCGGCTGCTGGGAGCGGAAACGCGCTTCAGCGGCGGGCAGGCCGCGCTAGAGGCGCTCGCCATGGCGCTGAACACGCTGCCGCCGGGTGAGGTGCCACCTCTCTCCGCACCGGTGCCTCCTTTTTCCCATGCGGTGCTGATCGGCGATTTCCTCGCGCCGCTGGAGGAGATCCGCGCCTCACTGGCCCGGCTGGCGGCGCTGCCGGTCAGGGGCTGCGTGCTTCAGATTCTCGATCCGGCCGAAGTGCTGCTGCCTTATGAAGGCCGCGTGCGCTTCACCGGGATGGAAGCGGATGGGGAGGTGCTACTCCCCCGCGTCAACGCGGTGCGGGAGGAATATGCCAGACGGCTGGCCGCCCAACAGGAAGGACTGGCCGCGCTCTGTGCCGGGATGGGCTTCACCTTCTCCATCCACCGCACCGATCGGGGGCCGGAACTGCCTCTGCTGGCACTGCATCAGGCGCTGGCCGGCAATCAGGGTGAGAACAGTCGGGCTGATAACAGTCGGGCCAGCACCTGA
- a CDS encoding DUF1285 domain-containing protein: MGEAAQAGSACCGVLPFLIRRDGTWLYRGSPIARKELVCLFASVLRRDRDGYKLRTPVEEGRIEVEDAPFVAVELDWTGCGRHQTLTFRTNVDQLITAGKDHPIRVAHDILTCEPTPYLHVRDGEDGAPPVEARISRAVYYELVALAEPHDVCCRRMLGVWSCGTFFALGEMPSHAEQG, translated from the coding sequence ATGGGCGAGGCGGCGCAGGCTGGCAGCGCATGTTGCGGTGTGCTGCCGTTTCTGATCCGGCGTGATGGCACATGGCTGTATCGTGGCAGCCCCATCGCCCGTAAGGAGCTGGTCTGCCTGTTTGCGTCTGTGCTGCGACGGGATCGGGATGGGTACAAGCTGCGCACCCCGGTCGAGGAAGGCCGGATCGAGGTCGAGGATGCGCCCTTTGTCGCGGTGGAGCTGGACTGGACCGGCTGTGGCCGCCATCAGACGCTGACTTTCCGCACCAATGTCGATCAGCTCATCACTGCCGGAAAGGACCACCCGATCCGCGTGGCGCATGACATCCTGACCTGCGAGCCAACTCCTTATCTGCATGTCAGGGATGGAGAAGACGGCGCTCCTCCGGTCGAGGCGCGGATCAGCCGGGCGGTGTATTACGAGCTGGTCGCGCTGGCGGAACCGCATGATGTCTGTTGCCGTCGGATGCTGGGTGTCTGGAGCTGCGGCACGTTTTTTGCGCTCGGCGAAATGCCGTCCCATGCGGAACAGGGATGA
- a CDS encoding nucleobase:cation symporter-2 family protein, with amino-acid sequence MMTGSVSGSAVKKRHPVDQMLPWPRLLTLGVQHVLVMYANAVAAPLILGAAMHLDQAHIAMLINADLFACGIATLIQTIGFGSFGIRLPIIMGVTGLCIPPMLTMAATPGVGLQGIYGAALVGGLFGLAIVPLIGRMLRFFPALVTGSIIMMIGISLMRIGINWAAGGIGAADYGSFHHISAAVVVLLTILLLVRFARGFLSHVAVMAGLLTGYMLTILRGDVDFSGLAAEPWMRVVTPLQFGMPSFHLIPCLTMCLLVTITFIEATGMFMALGSVVGKPVSEEDIRRGLRADGLGTVIGAVFNTFPYVSYSQNVGMVGITGVFSRYVCVASGVIMLALGLVPKLAFIVATIPYSVLGGAAFIMFGMVAATGIKILATVDYRTEHNAVLVVALSVGLGVIPLVAPDFFRMLPAAWRPVVADPIVLTAVSAVLLNAFFSRATRLRQTKTEQRLMAVPFAAPEHPSEPVRL; translated from the coding sequence ATGATGACGGGTTCCGTATCCGGGAGTGCTGTCAAAAAACGACATCCTGTGGATCAGATGCTGCCATGGCCCAGATTGCTGACCCTCGGGGTGCAGCATGTTCTGGTCATGTATGCCAATGCGGTGGCGGCACCGCTGATTCTCGGTGCGGCGATGCATCTGGATCAGGCCCATATCGCCATGCTGATCAATGCCGATCTGTTTGCCTGCGGCATTGCCACACTGATCCAGACCATCGGCTTCGGTTCGTTCGGCATTCGCCTGCCCATCATCATGGGAGTCACCGGTCTGTGCATCCCTCCCATGCTGACCATGGCCGCGACGCCGGGAGTAGGCTTACAGGGTATTTACGGGGCTGCTCTGGTCGGGGGGCTGTTCGGTCTGGCCATCGTGCCGCTGATCGGGCGGATGCTGCGCTTTTTCCCTGCTCTCGTGACTGGCTCCATCATCATGATGATCGGTATTTCGTTGATGCGGATTGGCATCAACTGGGCTGCCGGCGGGATTGGAGCAGCTGATTACGGTTCCTTCCACCATATCTCGGCGGCGGTCGTGGTACTCCTGACCATCCTGCTGCTGGTGCGTTTCGCGCGCGGGTTTCTGTCCCATGTCGCGGTTATGGCCGGGCTGCTGACGGGATATATGCTGACCATCCTGCGGGGGGATGTCGATTTCTCGGGTCTTGCCGCGGAGCCGTGGATGAGGGTGGTTACGCCCCTGCAATTCGGCATGCCCAGCTTTCACCTGATCCCCTGCCTGACCATGTGCCTGCTGGTCACTATTACCTTTATCGAGGCGACGGGCATGTTCATGGCGCTGGGCAGCGTGGTGGGGAAGCCCGTCTCGGAGGAGGATATCAGACGCGGGCTGCGGGCCGATGGTCTGGGGACCGTGATCGGCGCGGTGTTCAACACCTTTCCCTATGTTTCCTACTCCCAGAATGTCGGCATGGTCGGGATTACGGGGGTGTTCAGCCGGTATGTCTGCGTTGCCAGCGGGGTCATCATGCTGGCGCTGGGTCTGGTGCCGAAACTGGCCTTTATCGTCGCCACCATTCCCTACAGCGTGCTGGGCGGGGCGGCTTTCATCATGTTCGGTATGGTGGCGGCCACCGGCATCAAGATCCTTGCCACCGTCGATTACAGGACGGAGCATAATGCCGTGCTGGTGGTGGCGCTGTCGGTCGGGCTGGGCGTCATTCCGCTGGTAGCGCCGGATTTTTTCCGGATGCTGCCTGCTGCATGGAGGCCGGTCGTGGCTGATCCGATCGTACTGACGGCTGTCTCCGCCGTGCTGCTGAACGCATTTTTCAGCCGTGCCACAAGGCTGCGGCAGACAAAAACGGAGCAACGCCTCATGGCGGTCCCCTTTGCCGCGCCAGAGCATCCCTCCGAGCCTGTCAGGCTCTGA
- a CDS encoding VIT family protein, with amino-acid sequence MRSRIRHRETHATERLGWLRAAVLGANDGILSTASLMVGVASATSPGSGRGAILLAGLSALIAGAMSMAAGEYVSVSSQSDSERADLAREKKELDADWHGELEELTEIYRIRGLDAPLARQVAEQLMRRDPLSAHARDELGMSEDGAARPVQAALASAASFACGAALPWLAATLAPDPYNAAGQSTGQTSVIWTVSAVSLLALLLLGLAGAWAGNAPKLRAAMRVLLWGVLAMAATAITGHLFGGVVG; translated from the coding sequence ATGCGCAGCCGCATCAGACATCGTGAAACCCATGCCACGGAACGGCTCGGATGGCTTCGTGCCGCCGTGTTGGGGGCAAATGACGGTATTCTGTCCACCGCCAGCCTGATGGTCGGCGTGGCCAGCGCAACCAGCCCGGGCAGCGGGCGTGGCGCCATTCTGCTGGCCGGGTTGTCGGCTCTGATCGCGGGGGCCATGTCGATGGCGGCCGGTGAATACGTTTCCGTCAGCTCCCAATCCGATTCAGAGCGCGCCGATCTGGCGCGGGAGAAAAAGGAACTGGATGCCGACTGGCACGGAGAGCTGGAGGAGTTGACCGAGATCTATCGCATCCGCGGTCTGGATGCTCCCCTCGCACGACAGGTTGCAGAGCAATTGATGCGCCGCGATCCTCTCTCAGCCCATGCCAGGGACGAGCTGGGCATGAGCGAGGACGGAGCGGCCCGTCCAGTGCAGGCGGCTTTGGCCTCGGCGGCCTCTTTCGCCTGTGGTGCGGCCCTGCCATGGCTGGCAGCGACACTGGCCCCTGATCCCTACAATGCGGCAGGGCAGAGCACAGGACAGACAAGCGTGATCTGGACCGTTTCGGCCGTGTCCCTGCTGGCGCTGCTGCTGCTGGGTCTGGCGGGAGCATGGGCCGGAAATGCGCCGAAGCTGCGGGCGGCGATGCGAGTATTGCTATGGGGTGTGCTCGCCATGGCTGCCACCGCGATCACCGGCCATCTGTTCGGTGGTGTGGTGGGTTAA
- a CDS encoding MoxR family ATPase codes for MPVSMFQNADTHSLETSLAALEATGAKIAAVRTEIGKAIFGQRAVIEQTLVTLLSGGHLLLVGVPGLGKSRLVETLGTVLGLHAGRVQFTPDLMPADILGSEVLEETELGRRAFRFIPGPIFCQLLMADEINRASPRTQSALLQAMQEGKVAVGGVEHALPRPFHVLATQNPVEQEGTYPLPEAQLDRFLLQVTLTYPEAADERAMLLATTGVEEDRPQQALTAEDLLQAQRLVRQMPVGDSVVDAILALVRGARPETTEDTALRRHLAWGPGPRAAQALMLATRARALLDGRLAPSLDDVAALAPPVLRHRMALGFAARAEGIQLDQLIERLIERIG; via the coding sequence ATGCCGGTCAGCATGTTTCAAAACGCCGACACTCACTCACTTGAAACCAGTCTCGCGGCGCTGGAAGCCACCGGCGCGAAAATAGCGGCGGTGCGCACCGAAATCGGCAAGGCGATTTTCGGGCAGCGCGCGGTGATCGAACAGACTCTGGTGACGCTGCTCAGCGGCGGCCATCTGCTGCTGGTCGGGGTGCCGGGGCTGGGTAAAAGCCGTCTGGTGGAAACGCTCGGCACGGTGCTGGGCCTGCATGCCGGGCGGGTGCAGTTCACGCCCGATCTGATGCCCGCCGATATTCTCGGCAGCGAAGTGCTGGAGGAAACGGAGCTTGGCCGCCGCGCTTTCCGCTTTATCCCCGGCCCGATTTTCTGCCAGCTTCTGATGGCCGACGAGATCAACCGTGCCAGCCCGCGCACACAATCCGCGCTGCTTCAGGCGATGCAGGAGGGGAAGGTAGCGGTCGGTGGCGTGGAGCATGCCCTGCCGCGCCCGTTCCATGTGCTGGCGACACAGAACCCCGTGGAGCAGGAAGGCACCTATCCACTGCCGGAAGCACAGCTGGACCGGTTTCTGCTTCAGGTCACCCTGACCTACCCGGAGGCGGCCGATGAGCGCGCCATGTTGCTGGCCACCACCGGCGTGGAGGAAGACCGTCCGCAACAGGCCCTGACCGCCGAGGATCTGCTTCAGGCGCAGCGTCTGGTGCGGCAGATGCCGGTTGGTGACAGCGTGGTGGATGCGATTCTGGCGCTGGTGCGTGGCGCCCGCCCGGAAACCACGGAGGATACGGCATTGCGCCGTCATCTGGCCTGGGGGCCGGGGCCTCGTGCGGCGCAGGCCCTGATGCTGGCGACCCGCGCCCGTGCCCTGCTGGACGGGCGGCTGGCCCCAAGCCTCGATGACGTGGCAGCGCTGGCTCCGCCGGTGCTGCGGCATCGCATGGCGCTGGGTTTTGCCGCCCGCGCCGAGGGCATTCAGCTCGATCAATTGATCGAGCGCCTGATCGAGCGGATCGGGTGA
- a CDS encoding ABC transporter ATP-binding protein: protein MMGRLWREHIAHHRVRMLVVILLTALMAGSTALYPVVIQHAIDLFNARDRRILYQIPVLVLIVTALKGAAMYGQTVSMQQLVLIVIRELQERMFSHLAHADLDRVEREAPAQLAARFTTDAATIREALVRAVNGVGDVVTVVGLVSSMVYLDWVLSLIAAAMYPLAALPIQKIGKRIRRASGGMQERMGETAALLNESFAQARTIRAYRLEGFEIRRAGEAFQHLYSALLRMTRSRARVDPVLEVLGGSAVAVVIGFTGWRAANGQSSLGDFAGFIAALLIASRPLRALGSLNAAVQEGVAGLVRVFAVIDEPAAIRDAPGAVTLPQGQGHVAFENVGFVYADGRTGLDGLSFVAQPGMTVALVGPSGAGKSTALALLPRLRDATSGRVLVDGADVREVTLASLRDAIAYVGQDALLFDDTIAANIGIGREGAERAEIEQAAEAAAGGFIRDLPEGFETIVGPGGQRLSGGQRQRVVLARALLRNPRILLLDEATSALDAESEAAIQQALTRLRQGRTTLVIAHRLSTVRDADLVVAMADGRVAEQGTHTALMEQDGLYARLVRSQTLEL from the coding sequence ATGATGGGGCGGCTGTGGCGGGAGCATATCGCGCATCACCGTGTTCGCATGCTGGTGGTGATCCTGCTGACGGCACTGATGGCGGGCAGCACGGCGCTGTATCCAGTAGTGATCCAGCATGCAATCGACCTGTTCAACGCCCGTGACCGGCGCATTCTGTATCAGATTCCGGTACTGGTGCTGATCGTCACCGCCCTCAAGGGCGCGGCGATGTATGGGCAGACTGTCTCCATGCAGCAACTGGTGCTGATCGTCATCAGGGAGTTGCAGGAGCGCATGTTCAGCCACCTCGCCCATGCCGATCTGGATCGGGTGGAGCGGGAGGCTCCGGCGCAGCTTGCCGCGCGTTTTACGACCGATGCCGCCACCATCCGGGAGGCGCTGGTCCGTGCCGTCAACGGGGTGGGCGATGTGGTGACGGTGGTGGGGCTGGTCTCCTCCATGGTGTATCTGGACTGGGTGCTGAGCCTGATCGCGGCGGCGATGTATCCGCTGGCGGCGCTGCCGATCCAGAAAATCGGCAAGCGCATCCGACGTGCCTCCGGCGGTATGCAGGAGCGAATGGGGGAAACCGCCGCTCTGCTGAACGAGAGTTTCGCGCAGGCCCGCACCATCCGCGCCTACCGGCTGGAGGGTTTCGAGATCAGGCGCGCCGGAGAGGCTTTTCAGCATCTCTACAGCGCGTTGTTGCGCATGACGCGGTCCCGCGCGCGGGTCGATCCGGTGCTGGAGGTGCTGGGCGGCAGTGCGGTAGCGGTGGTGATCGGCTTCACCGGCTGGCGCGCCGCGAACGGACAGAGCAGTCTGGGCGATTTTGCCGGTTTCATTGCCGCGCTGCTGATTGCCTCCCGCCCGCTGCGTGCGCTCGGCTCGCTGAACGCGGCGGTGCAGGAGGGGGTGGCCGGGCTGGTCCGGGTGTTTGCCGTTATCGACGAGCCTGCCGCCATCAGGGACGCGCCCGGTGCGGTGACATTGCCGCAAGGGCAAGGGCATGTGGCGTTCGAGAATGTGGGATTCGTCTATGCCGATGGCCGTACCGGGCTGGACGGGCTGAGCTTCGTTGCTCAGCCGGGCATGACGGTGGCTCTGGTCGGGCCTTCGGGAGCCGGAAAATCCACCGCGCTGGCCCTGTTGCCGCGCTTGCGGGATGCGACGTCCGGCCGCGTGCTGGTTGATGGCGCGGATGTCAGGGAGGTCACGCTTGCCTCCCTGCGGGATGCCATTGCCTATGTGGGGCAGGATGCACTGCTGTTCGACGACACCATCGCCGCCAATATCGGCATCGGCCGTGAGGGCGCGGAGCGGGCGGAGATCGAGCAGGCTGCCGAGGCCGCTGCCGGAGGCTTCATCCGCGATCTGCCGGAGGGGTTCGAGACGATAGTCGGCCCCGGCGGCCAGCGCCTGTCCGGTGGGCAGAGGCAACGTGTGGTGCTGGCGCGGGCGCTGCTGCGCAATCCGCGCATTCTGCTGCTGGATGAAGCGACCAGCGCGCTGGATGCGGAAAGCGAGGCCGCTATACAGCAGGCTCTGACCAGATTGCGTCAGGGGCGTACCACGCTGGTGATCGCGCACCGTCTGTCCACCGTGCGTGATGCCGATCTGGTGGTGGCCATGGCCGATGGCCGGGTGGCGGAGCAGGGCACCCATACAGCCCTGATGGAGCAGGACGGGCTGTATGCCCGGCTGGTGCGTAGCCAGACGCTGGAGCTTTAA
- a CDS encoding CCA tRNA nucleotidyltransferase: MTEEKPFLHPSWLDDPALHDVLAVLPQARPVGGCVRDALAGRAVADIDLAVPMPPEQTLQRLEQAGLHGIPTGLSHGTVTAVSRGQHFEITSLRRDLATDGRHAEVSFTDDWQEDAARRDFTINAMSLSPDGKLHDYFGGLDDLRAGRVRFVGQAARRVAEDRLRALRFFRFQARYGRWEQGAEPDPAAMQAIAAMAGELTQLSAERVWSELRRILTGPHLAATLAAMERTGVLPALFPDGYDPAPLVEAVANGMPGEGLAEEAIPRLALLVVEKEAPRALAERLRLSGQEAGRLTACLDGSVPVWNGAEDTVSLRRLLADDPAQTLIDRAWVMLRDGRAAHLTRLLTPLSRPNFPLAGRDLVAAGLAVPGPALGHLLGTIRTEWRRRGCRQGDEEKAALLAWVEGGLKAGEI; encoded by the coding sequence TTGACGGAGGAAAAACCGTTTCTGCATCCGTCATGGCTGGATGATCCGGCCCTGCATGATGTGCTGGCGGTTCTGCCGCAGGCGCGTCCGGTGGGGGGGTGTGTGCGGGATGCGCTGGCAGGGCGGGCGGTGGCGGATATCGACCTTGCCGTACCGATGCCGCCGGAGCAGACGCTTCAGCGTCTGGAACAGGCTGGCCTGCACGGTATTCCCACCGGGCTTTCCCATGGTACGGTGACAGCGGTGAGCAGGGGCCAGCATTTCGAGATCACCAGCCTGCGCCGGGATCTGGCGACGGATGGCCGTCATGCCGAGGTGTCTTTCACCGATGACTGGCAGGAGGATGCGGCGCGGCGGGACTTTACTATCAACGCGATGTCCCTGTCGCCGGATGGCAAGCTGCATGATTATTTCGGCGGTCTGGACGATCTGCGTGCTGGCCGGGTCCGTTTCGTAGGGCAGGCGGCGCGGCGGGTGGCAGAGGACCGGCTGCGGGCGCTGCGTTTTTTCCGCTTTCAGGCCCGCTATGGCCGGTGGGAACAGGGGGCGGAGCCGGATCCGGCGGCGATGCAGGCCATTGCCGCCATGGCCGGCGAGCTGACACAGCTCTCGGCGGAGCGTGTGTGGAGTGAGTTGCGCCGTATCCTCACCGGCCCGCATCTGGCAGCAACACTGGCGGCGATGGAGCGGACCGGTGTGTTGCCGGCGTTGTTTCCAGACGGATACGATCCCGCACCGTTGGTCGAGGCTGTTGCAAACGGCATGCCCGGTGAAGGTCTGGCGGAGGAAGCAATCCCGCGCCTCGCTTTGCTGGTGGTGGAGAAGGAAGCTCCCCGCGCATTGGCCGAGCGCCTGCGCCTGTCCGGTCAGGAGGCAGGCCGGTTGACCGCCTGCCTGGATGGTTCTGTGCCGGTGTGGAATGGAGCCGAGGATACGGTGAGCCTCCGCCGGCTGCTGGCTGATGATCCGGCGCAGACTCTGATCGATCGCGCCTGGGTCATGTTGCGCGATGGGCGGGCGGCGCATCTGACACGCCTTCTGACGCCTTTGAGTCGCCCAAACTTCCCATTGGCGGGCCGCGATCTGGTGGCGGCCGGTCTTGCCGTGCCCGGCCCGGCGCTCGGCCATTTGCTCGGCACCATCCGCACGGAATGGCGCCGCCGTGGTTGCCGGCAGGGGGATGAGGAAAAGGCGGCGTTGCTGGCTTGGGTGGAGGGTGGCCTGAAGGCGGGAGAGATTTAA